The Providencia sp. PROV188 genome includes a region encoding these proteins:
- the ubiU gene encoding ubiquinone anaerobic biosynthesis protein UbiU, with product MELLCPAGNLPALKAAVDNGADAVYIGLKNDTNARHFAGLNFTEKNLHEAERYIHQRKRKLHIAINTFAHPDGYQRWQNSVDLAADLGADALILADIAMLEYAANKYPHIERHVSVQASATNTEAIRFYERNFQVHRVVLPRVLSIHQVKQLAKTSPVPLEVFAFGSLCIMAEGRCYLSSYLTGESPNTVGACSPARFVRWQHTENGMESRLNDVLIDSYQKNENAGYPTLCKGRYVVDEQKYHVLEEPTSLNTIELLPELMSANIASVKIEGRQRSPAYVTQVTKIWRQAINRYKSNPDGFVTDPRWLKALGDLSEGSQTTLGAYHRKWQ from the coding sequence ATGGAATTACTCTGCCCTGCGGGGAATTTGCCTGCCTTAAAAGCGGCTGTTGATAATGGTGCCGATGCAGTGTACATCGGACTCAAAAATGATACTAACGCGCGCCATTTTGCAGGTTTGAATTTTACGGAAAAAAATCTGCATGAAGCAGAGCGTTATATCCACCAGCGTAAACGTAAATTGCATATTGCGATAAACACCTTCGCTCATCCTGATGGTTATCAACGCTGGCAGAACTCTGTTGATTTAGCGGCTGATCTAGGAGCCGATGCCCTGATCCTCGCCGATATTGCTATGTTAGAGTACGCCGCCAATAAATACCCGCATATTGAGCGCCATGTTTCTGTGCAAGCTTCCGCGACCAACACGGAAGCCATTCGTTTCTATGAGCGTAACTTTCAGGTGCATCGCGTGGTGCTCCCTCGCGTGTTATCCATTCACCAAGTTAAACAACTCGCCAAAACCAGTCCTGTACCGCTGGAAGTATTTGCTTTTGGTAGCCTGTGCATTATGGCTGAAGGTCGCTGTTATCTTTCTTCCTACTTAACGGGAGAATCCCCGAATACCGTCGGTGCTTGCTCTCCTGCACGTTTTGTTCGCTGGCAACACACTGAAAATGGCATGGAATCACGACTGAATGATGTGCTGATCGACAGCTACCAAAAAAATGAAAATGCCGGTTATCCGACGTTGTGTAAAGGGCGCTATGTGGTGGATGAGCAGAAATATCATGTGCTTGAAGAGCCCACCAGCCTCAATACCATTGAGTTACTCCCAGAACTCATGAGCGCCAATATCGCCTCGGTAAAAATTGAAGGTCGTCAGCGCAGCCCTGCCTATGTCACCCAAGTGACCAAGATTTGGCGTCAGGCAATCAATCGCTATAAATCCAATCCAGACGGTTTTGTGACGGATCCTAGATGGCTCAAAGCCCTTGGCGACCTTTCTGAAGGTAGCCAAACCACCCTTGGTGCGTATCACCGTAAATGGCAATAA
- a CDS encoding DUF4123 domain-containing protein — translation MNNSHPIFNYSKRYPTAKHYCLICGLQYERYFDKEIQHHYGAASPLFKQSSEAEIAWAGPWLIDVTHRHDLLADLMQLESKSPALSWLVSDLSLNKLASHFSDLLNVSLPDNKTALFRFYDPRVTHNMPQVLTLEQFNEITMPLIAWYYRFEGQFYALQGGRLNAV, via the coding sequence ATGAATAATTCGCATCCTATTTTTAATTATTCCAAACGTTATCCTACTGCAAAGCATTATTGTTTAATTTGCGGCTTACAGTATGAACGTTATTTTGATAAAGAAATTCAACACCATTATGGTGCCGCAAGCCCGCTTTTCAAGCAATCTTCCGAGGCTGAAATCGCGTGGGCTGGCCCGTGGTTGATTGATGTGACTCATCGGCATGACTTGCTGGCAGATTTAATGCAATTAGAGTCTAAATCTCCTGCATTATCTTGGCTAGTTAGTGACTTATCGCTGAATAAATTAGCGTCTCACTTCTCTGACCTTCTTAATGTGAGTTTACCTGATAACAAAACGGCCTTATTCCGGTTTTATGATCCCCGCGTGACGCACAATATGCCCCAAGTACTCACTCTTGAACAATTTAATGAGATAACGATGCCTCTTATTGCATGGTATTACCGCTTTGAAGGGCAATTTTATGCATTACAAGGAGGGCGATTAAATGCAGTTTAG
- a CDS encoding U32 family peptidase: protein MKYALGSVLYYWPTSTLQDFYQQAADSDADIIYLGETVCSKRRDMKPNDWIELAKQLAGSGKQIILSTLALLQAPSELKEISKLVDNGEFLIEAHDFGVVNMLAERKLPFVAGHGLNCYNAPSLNILLRQGMMRWCMPVELSRDWLVNLLNQCEELGIRDKFEVEVFSYGHLPLAYSARCFTARSENRQKDECETCCINYPQGRKVMSQEQQQVFTLNGIQTLSGYCYNLGNDISSMQDLVDIVRVSPESLESLDVIRQFKANQHGQSPLSIPDQSCNGYWRNIAGLTLEA from the coding sequence ATGAAATATGCATTAGGCTCAGTACTGTACTACTGGCCAACATCAACCTTACAGGATTTTTATCAGCAGGCAGCAGACAGCGACGCGGATATTATTTATCTCGGGGAAACGGTATGTAGCAAGCGCCGTGATATGAAACCCAATGACTGGATTGAGCTTGCTAAGCAGCTAGCGGGAAGCGGTAAACAGATTATTCTCAGCACTCTAGCCCTGCTACAAGCGCCCTCTGAGCTGAAAGAAATCAGTAAGTTAGTCGATAATGGCGAGTTTTTAATTGAAGCGCACGATTTTGGTGTCGTCAATATGCTGGCTGAACGCAAATTGCCTTTTGTGGCAGGTCATGGGCTTAACTGTTATAACGCTCCCTCACTGAATATTTTGCTACGCCAAGGCATGATGCGCTGGTGTATGCCCGTTGAACTTTCCCGTGACTGGCTGGTGAATTTACTCAATCAATGTGAAGAGCTAGGTATTCGCGATAAGTTTGAAGTGGAAGTTTTCAGCTACGGTCACCTACCACTGGCTTATTCTGCCCGCTGTTTTACCGCTCGTTCGGAAAATCGCCAAAAAGATGAGTGCGAAACCTGCTGCATTAATTACCCGCAAGGGCGCAAAGTGATGTCACAGGAGCAACAGCAAGTGTTCACGCTTAATGGCATCCAAACCCTGAGCGGCTACTGCTATAACTTAGGCAACGATATTTCGTCCATGCAGGATTTGGTGGATATTGTGCGGGTTTCCCCTGAAAGCCTTGAGTCCCTCGATGTGATTAGGCAGTTTAAAGCTAACCAACATGGGCAGTCCCCACTGAGCATTCCCGACCAAAGCTGTAATGGCTATTGGCGCAATATTGCCGGATTGACCCTAGAGGCGTGA
- a CDS encoding PAAR domain-containing protein: MAIGYFLRVGDKTTCGGQILTGDHTMQWYGVAGAREGDMVSCGKHSGRFYIIGGCQSVWDEGRKVAGTLESISSCPCRARFINSIQDCYSDEYSDKSSAISSVSPSIPPSIVTKKICISCLMKAAESGQMLVVREG; encoded by the coding sequence ATGGCAATAGGATATTTTTTGCGGGTGGGTGATAAAACAACCTGCGGAGGACAAATATTAACGGGAGACCATACCATGCAATGGTATGGTGTTGCCGGTGCTCGTGAAGGCGATATGGTCAGTTGCGGCAAGCATTCTGGACGATTTTATATTATTGGCGGCTGCCAAAGTGTTTGGGATGAAGGGCGGAAAGTCGCGGGAACACTTGAAAGCATCAGTTCATGCCCCTGCCGAGCTCGTTTTATTAATTCAATTCAAGACTGTTATAGTGATGAATATAGCGATAAAAGTAGCGCTATTTCCTCGGTATCACCATCAATTCCCCCTTCCATTGTTACCAAAAAAATCTGTATTAGTTGCTTAATGAAAGCGGCCGAATCAGGCCAAATGCTTGTCGTTCGAGAAGGATGA
- a CDS encoding Tox-REase-5 domain-containing protein codes for MPVPLIIAGAGLMTLGGLAAVTHEASKIGFPSSSGSGDDEWGNTSYEDKIREYESIAIGGEFDDEEKKRGNNQGAVVGATAGASVGVAAIEASKGCQDCPALPYIVPHQNDITNTRTPNAYAYQARICNTQIRTVDTPAGQMRYIDEWKCTIPVPTRTRNPLVEFDGWKPDECNFIETKDNYDNFFDKDGEVKAFWEKGGNIPKQAFDQDWLCQHQFKGRSYIDWHFSQENMYRFCSVILDSYPQIRTHLTP; via the coding sequence ATGCCAGTTCCTTTAATTATTGCAGGAGCGGGATTAATGACACTGGGTGGACTCGCCGCAGTGACCCATGAAGCCTCAAAAATCGGTTTCCCCTCTTCATCAGGTAGTGGAGATGATGAGTGGGGAAATACTAGTTATGAAGATAAAATTCGGGAATATGAAAGCATTGCGATCGGTGGCGAATTTGATGATGAAGAAAAGAAACGAGGCAATAATCAAGGTGCAGTGGTAGGTGCTACAGCCGGGGCATCTGTTGGTGTTGCTGCCATTGAAGCCAGTAAAGGCTGTCAGGACTGCCCGGCGCTCCCTTATATTGTTCCTCATCAAAATGATATTACCAATACACGCACTCCCAATGCTTATGCGTATCAGGCAAGAATTTGTAATACACAAATCAGAACTGTCGATACCCCCGCAGGGCAAATGCGATACATTGATGAATGGAAGTGCACAATTCCCGTTCCAACCAGAACCCGAAACCCGCTAGTGGAATTTGATGGCTGGAAACCTGATGAATGCAACTTTATTGAAACGAAAGATAATTATGATAATTTTTTCGACAAAGATGGTGAAGTTAAAGCTTTTTGGGAAAAAGGAGGTAATATTCCTAAACAAGCATTTGATCAGGATTGGCTATGCCAACATCAATTCAAGGGACGCTCATATATTGACTGGCATTTTTCGCAAGAAAACATGTACAGATTTTGTTCTGTTATATTGGACTCCTATCCTCAAATTCGAACACATTTAACTCCATAA